From one Magnolia sinica isolate HGM2019 chromosome 18, MsV1, whole genome shotgun sequence genomic stretch:
- the LOC131233849 gene encoding uncharacterized protein LOC131233849 has translation MKAILVRTGSGPIQAPFVIVSPKGSFSDHDSGVGISFPGRNSTASPRSVLHSESKEKGQFPTNFRRTLSDTDLIRYENSRFRSLNRVFSRSIPARIAEDEALSEESVDLQTEGEEDKGSSILKKKSLELGISGILPENEILVEELEFSGGGIGKGRKVGGGNGGGRGGDGGGNGDQNGIGAYYEEMLKANPGNPLLLGNYGKFLHEVEKDFERAEEYYGRAILANPEDGEILSLYGKLIWETQRDQGRARGYFDQAVNACPDDCYVLGSYARFMWDVEEDEEDEGETQAVARSSPLVEAH, from the exons ATGAAAGCGATTCTGGTAAGAACCGGCTCCGGCCCGATCCAAGCACCTTTCGTCATTGTTTCTCCGAAAGGATCGTTTTCCGACCACGATTCCGGGGTCGGAATCTCGTTTCCCGGCAGAAATTCCACGGCTTCTCCTCGCTCCGTCCTGCATTCCGAATCGAAAGAGAAAGGGCAGTTCCCGACGAATTTTCGGCGAACGCTATCGGATACCGATCTGATCCGATATGAAAACAGCCGATTCCGAAGCTTGAATCGAGTATTTTCTCGTTCGATCCCGGCCAGGATAGCAGAGGACGAAGCTCTGTCGGAAGAGAGTGTCGATCTGCAGACGGAAGGAGAAGAGGACAAAGGATCCTCGATTTTGAAGAAAAAGAGCTTGGAACTTGGAATATCGGGGATTTTGCCGGAGAATGAGATTCTGGTGGAGGAATTGGAGTTTTCCGGCGGTGGAATAGGGAAAGGAAGGAAGGTCGGTGGTGGAAATGGCGGTGGAAGAGGAGGCGATGGGGGCGGAAACGGCGATCAGAACGGAATCGGAGCTTATTACGAGGAGATGTTGAAAGCGAACCCTGGGAATCCTCTCCTTCTGGGGAATTACGGGAAGTTCCTTCACGAG GTGGAGAAAGATTTTGAAAGAGCGGAAGAGTATTACGGGAGGGCGATCTTGGCGAACCCTGAAGATGGAGAGATTTTGTCGCTTTACGGGAAGCTGATTTGGGAGACGCAAAGGGACCAAGGAAGGGCCCGCGGCTACTTCGATCAGGCCGTCAATGCCTGCCCCGACGACtg CTACGTGCTTGGTTCGTACGCTCgattcatgtgggacgtggaagaGGACGAGGAAGATGAGGGGGAAACGCAAGCCGTGGCAAGATCCTCACCGTTGGTTGAGGCGCATTGA